In Microbacterium esteraromaticum, the following proteins share a genomic window:
- a CDS encoding FAD-dependent monooxygenase, translating into MQFHHRGYVSHDPRVLDAEGLGIDRPARLPDETDVLIVGSGPAGMLLAAQMSQYPNVSTRIIEKREGRLVLGQADGIQPRSVETFQAFGFAERIIAEAYNIGWMNFWGPDPENRQNIIRTARTADYAYDICEFPHLIVNQARVLDYFAEAAAHGPGRIVPDYGIAFLGLTVHDEGEYPVEVRVDDNGTERTIRAKYVAGCDGARSGVRQAIGRTHVGDMAAHAWGVMDVLVNTDFPDWRTKCAINAEAGNILHIPREGGYLSRMYIDLGEVAADDDHRVRRTPIEAIIKKANEILHPYTIDVKDVAWHSVYEVGHRVTDGFDDVSDDSSRTPRVFLTGDACHTHSAKAGQGMNVSMQDGFNLGWKLGSVLTGRSPESLLATYGAERRPVAQQLIDFDREWSSLMARKPEDISDPQELATFYLGTAEFPSGFMTQYTSSMIVGSDRHQALAAGFPLGKRFKSAEVTRVCDGNVIHLGHHAKADGRWRVYAFGDASGDGLNAWASEAADVFARFTPSDADVDSVFDVKAIHQGSYEDVEVTTVPELFAPKTGPLGLTDWEKVYASAPSKWNETDIFEARELSRDGVVIVVRPDQYVAAILPLDGVDEMAAFFEGALLPAS; encoded by the coding sequence ATGCAGTTCCACCACCGCGGTTATGTCTCCCACGACCCTCGCGTGCTCGACGCCGAAGGTCTGGGCATCGACCGCCCCGCTCGGCTCCCTGACGAGACCGACGTGCTGATCGTCGGCTCCGGGCCCGCCGGCATGCTCCTGGCGGCGCAGATGTCGCAGTACCCGAACGTCTCGACGCGCATCATCGAGAAGCGTGAAGGGCGCCTCGTGCTCGGCCAGGCCGACGGCATCCAGCCACGCAGCGTCGAGACCTTCCAGGCGTTCGGCTTCGCCGAGCGCATCATCGCCGAGGCGTACAACATCGGCTGGATGAACTTCTGGGGACCCGACCCCGAGAACCGTCAGAACATCATCCGCACCGCCCGCACCGCCGACTACGCGTACGACATCTGCGAGTTCCCGCATCTCATCGTCAACCAGGCCCGCGTGCTCGACTACTTCGCCGAGGCCGCCGCTCACGGCCCCGGCCGCATCGTGCCCGACTACGGCATCGCCTTCCTCGGGCTCACCGTGCACGACGAGGGGGAGTACCCCGTCGAAGTGCGCGTCGACGACAACGGCACCGAACGCACGATCCGCGCCAAGTACGTCGCGGGCTGCGACGGGGCTCGCAGCGGGGTGCGACAGGCCATCGGCCGCACGCACGTCGGCGACATGGCCGCCCACGCCTGGGGTGTCATGGACGTGCTCGTGAACACCGACTTCCCCGACTGGCGAACCAAGTGCGCGATCAACGCCGAGGCGGGCAACATCCTGCACATCCCGCGCGAGGGCGGCTACCTCAGCCGCATGTACATCGATCTCGGCGAAGTCGCCGCCGACGACGACCACCGCGTGCGCAGGACGCCCATCGAGGCGATCATCAAGAAGGCGAACGAGATCCTGCATCCGTACACGATCGACGTGAAGGACGTCGCCTGGCACAGCGTGTACGAAGTGGGGCACCGCGTGACCGACGGCTTCGACGACGTGAGCGACGACAGCAGCCGCACTCCGCGCGTGTTCCTCACCGGCGACGCCTGCCACACGCACAGCGCCAAAGCCGGGCAGGGCATGAACGTGTCGATGCAGGACGGCTTCAACCTCGGCTGGAAGCTCGGCTCGGTGCTCACCGGCCGCAGCCCCGAGTCGCTGCTGGCGACCTACGGCGCCGAGCGCCGCCCCGTGGCCCAGCAGCTCATCGACTTCGACCGCGAGTGGTCGAGCCTGATGGCGCGCAAGCCCGAGGACATCTCCGACCCGCAGGAGCTCGCCACCTTCTACCTCGGCACCGCCGAGTTCCCCTCCGGCTTCATGACGCAGTACACCTCGTCGATGATCGTGGGCAGCGACAGGCACCAGGCGCTCGCAGCCGGGTTCCCGCTGGGCAAGCGCTTCAAGTCGGCCGAGGTCACCCGCGTCTGCGACGGCAACGTCATCCACCTCGGCCACCACGCCAAGGCCGACGGCCGCTGGCGGGTGTACGCCTTCGGCGATGCCTCGGGCGACGGCCTGAACGCGTGGGCGTCCGAGGCGGCAGATGTCTTCGCGCGCTTCACCCCGTCAGACGCCGACGTCGACTCGGTCTTCGACGTGAAGGCGATCCACCAGGGCTCGTACGAGGACGTCGAGGTGACCACGGTGCCCGAGCTGTTCGCCCCGAAGACCGGGCCGCTCGGCCTGACCGACTGGGAGAAGGTCTATGCCTCGGCGCCGAGCAAGTGGAACGAGACCGACATCTTCGAGGCGCGCGAACTCTCTCGCGACGGCGTCGTGATCGTGGTGCGCCCCGACCAGTACGTCGCCGCCATCCTGCCGCTCGACGGCGTCGACGAGATGGCCGCGTTCTTCGAGGGGGCGCTGCTGCCGGCATCCTGA
- a CDS encoding thiamine pyrophosphate-binding protein — MPTVSAHVALTLARHIDHVFGVMGNGNAYFLDAIEKQTDAVFTAVRHEQGAVVAADAHFRASGRIAAATSTYGAGFTNTLTALAEAVQAHVPLVLVVGDEPTSGPRPWDVDQIAMASAVGARTYTTGHADAAATTVIAIEHALTYRVPVVLAIPYDVASLEAGPVAEAPAPRIPEPLAPRGEFADGMLDEIAHALISAERPFLLAGRGAWLAGASDALGALAEKTGALTASTALGRGVFPDTRYDLGVTGGFGADGAMQLVRDADVAVVFGASLNQFTMRFGELFAPGTRVFQIDVAPAATHAHVGGFVRADARVAAEALVERIAQASGAARSARESTPAADESTESIRAERTSPRGAHSAWRESVDVAAARAYAEGDELAADGRLDPRSAARRIAELLPEDRVVVSDGGHFIGWANMYWPVAAPDRMMMVGTAFQSIGQGWPSVVGATRARPEQTIVLTSGDGGGLMAIADLESAVRAAAGRGVAVVWNDAAYGAEVNLYGLKGLAEGPMLIPEVDFAAFAGAVGAEGVVVRTLDDLERLRTWAAENPAERRFLVLDLRISGKVVAPYQQEIIRVNS; from the coding sequence ATGCCCACTGTCTCCGCTCACGTCGCCCTCACCCTGGCTCGGCACATCGACCATGTCTTCGGTGTGATGGGCAACGGCAACGCGTATTTCCTCGACGCGATCGAGAAGCAGACCGATGCCGTCTTCACCGCCGTCCGCCACGAGCAGGGCGCCGTGGTCGCCGCCGACGCCCACTTCCGGGCATCCGGTCGCATCGCCGCCGCCACCTCGACCTATGGCGCGGGGTTCACCAACACCCTGACCGCTCTGGCCGAGGCCGTGCAGGCGCACGTGCCGCTCGTTCTCGTCGTCGGAGACGAGCCGACCTCCGGCCCCCGTCCGTGGGACGTCGACCAGATCGCGATGGCATCGGCCGTGGGCGCACGCACGTATACGACCGGGCATGCAGACGCCGCGGCCACCACCGTCATCGCGATCGAGCACGCCCTGACCTACCGCGTGCCGGTGGTGCTCGCGATCCCGTACGACGTCGCGTCCCTCGAGGCGGGTCCTGTCGCCGAGGCGCCTGCCCCGCGCATCCCGGAGCCGCTCGCCCCGCGGGGCGAATTCGCCGACGGGATGCTGGATGAGATCGCCCACGCGCTGATCTCGGCCGAGCGTCCGTTCCTGCTCGCCGGCCGCGGTGCCTGGCTCGCCGGCGCGAGCGACGCCCTCGGAGCCCTGGCCGAGAAGACCGGTGCGCTCACGGCATCCACCGCCCTCGGCCGCGGCGTCTTCCCCGACACGCGCTACGACCTGGGCGTGACGGGCGGCTTCGGCGCCGACGGCGCCATGCAGCTGGTGCGCGATGCCGACGTTGCGGTGGTCTTCGGAGCGTCGCTCAACCAGTTCACGATGCGCTTCGGAGAGCTGTTCGCGCCTGGCACCCGGGTGTTCCAGATCGACGTCGCGCCCGCGGCGACGCACGCGCACGTCGGCGGATTCGTCCGCGCCGACGCCCGCGTGGCCGCCGAAGCGCTCGTCGAGCGGATCGCCCAGGCATCCGGTGCTGCGCGCTCCGCGCGGGAAAGTACTCCTGCCGCGGACGAATCGACCGAATCCATCCGCGCGGAGCGCACATCTCCGCGCGGAGCGCACTCCGCCTGGCGCGAGTCGGTCGACGTCGCCGCAGCCCGCGCGTACGCGGAGGGCGACGAGCTGGCAGCCGACGGCCGACTCGACCCCCGCTCGGCAGCTCGCCGCATCGCCGAGCTGCTGCCGGAGGACCGGGTCGTCGTCTCGGACGGCGGGCACTTCATCGGGTGGGCGAACATGTACTGGCCGGTCGCCGCTCCCGACCGCATGATGATGGTCGGCACCGCCTTCCAGTCGATCGGCCAGGGCTGGCCCAGCGTGGTCGGCGCGACGCGCGCACGCCCCGAGCAGACGATCGTGCTGACCTCGGGCGACGGCGGCGGCCTGATGGCGATCGCCGACCTCGAGTCTGCCGTGCGCGCGGCTGCAGGGCGCGGTGTCGCGGTGGTGTGGAATGACGCCGCCTACGGCGCCGAGGTCAATCTGTACGGCCTGAAGGGCCTCGCCGAGGGGCCCATGCTGATTCCCGAGGTCGACTTCGCGGCCTTCGCCGGCGCGGTGGGCGCCGAGGGCGTCGTCGTGCGCACGCTCGATGACCTCGAGCGGCTGCGCACCTGGGCAGCTGAGAACCCGGCCGAGCGCCGTTTCCTCGTGCTCGACCTGCGCATCTCGGGCAAGGTCGTCGCTCCGTACCAGCAGGAGATCATCCGCGTGAACTCCTGA
- a CDS encoding YihY/virulence factor BrkB family protein produces MSGNLEQPASQGDAESSTAKERHAPQPDDPRKPQSPPQIDKPSWKYALKRSLAEFSRDRCTTLAAALTYYSVLAIFPALLAVVSLVGLFGQAQQTTDLLLGVLRRVTDESMVQVLRQPIEQLAQSDAAGLALVIGLAGAIWSASGYVSAFSQAMNTVYEIDEGRPFWKLRPMVLLLTVILLIIAVAIVLLLIVSGPIAEAIGEAVGLGEVAITVWSIAKWPVIVILAVLALAILYYGSPNVKQPKFRWMSLGAFVALVVMAIASLGFFFYVINFGNYQKTYGSIAGVIILLLWLWIVNLSLLFGAEFDAEMERGRQLQAGIEAEKSIQLPPRDDRQSKKMQEKEQKTVDEGRELRLKAQRNGAGDHDRNDERPEGDASR; encoded by the coding sequence ATGTCGGGAAATCTCGAGCAGCCGGCGTCGCAGGGTGACGCCGAGAGCAGCACGGCGAAAGAGCGACACGCGCCGCAGCCGGACGACCCCCGCAAGCCGCAGTCGCCGCCCCAGATCGACAAGCCCTCGTGGAAGTACGCACTCAAGCGGTCGCTGGCGGAGTTCTCGCGTGACCGATGCACCACGCTCGCCGCTGCCCTGACCTACTACAGCGTGCTCGCCATCTTCCCCGCCCTGCTCGCCGTCGTCTCGCTGGTCGGCCTGTTCGGGCAGGCGCAGCAGACGACCGATCTGCTTCTCGGAGTTCTGCGCCGCGTCACCGACGAGTCGATGGTGCAGGTGCTCCGCCAGCCGATCGAGCAGCTCGCGCAGTCGGATGCCGCCGGCCTCGCTCTCGTGATCGGCCTGGCCGGTGCCATCTGGTCGGCCTCGGGCTACGTCAGCGCCTTCTCGCAGGCGATGAACACGGTGTACGAGATCGACGAGGGCCGGCCGTTCTGGAAGCTGCGTCCGATGGTGCTGCTGCTGACCGTCATCCTGCTGATCATCGCGGTGGCGATCGTGCTGCTGCTGATCGTCTCGGGGCCGATCGCGGAGGCCATCGGCGAGGCCGTCGGTCTCGGCGAGGTCGCCATCACCGTGTGGAGCATCGCGAAGTGGCCGGTCATCGTGATCCTCGCGGTGCTCGCCCTCGCGATCCTGTACTACGGCAGCCCCAATGTGAAGCAGCCGAAGTTCCGCTGGATGAGCCTGGGTGCGTTCGTCGCGCTCGTCGTGATGGCGATCGCCTCACTGGGCTTCTTCTTCTACGTCATCAACTTCGGCAACTACCAGAAGACATACGGGAGCATCGCCGGCGTCATCATCCTGCTGCTGTGGCTCTGGATCGTGAACCTCTCACTGCTCTTCGGAGCGGAGTTCGACGCCGAGATGGAGCGGGGCCGTCAGCTGCAGGCCGGTATCGAGGCCGAGAAGAGCATCCAGCTGCCCCCTCGCGACGACAGGCAGAGCAAGAAGATGCAGGAGAAGGAGCAGAAGACCGTCGACGAGGGCCGCGAGCTGCGGCTCAAGGCGCAGCGGAACGGCGCAGGTGACCACGACCGGAACGACGAGCGCCCGGAAGGCGACGCCTCGCGCTGA
- a CDS encoding cupin domain-containing protein → MCEALSLPVGSLFEPATSALVTAQAAPRINMGGSGTVDRLITPRGQAEVQLLRSSLQPGASGGDELYAINCSVEVLHVLEGEVTVRFVSDEHALRAGDTLTFPGHQPHTWVNSSSEPAEVIWALSPAPWSGSA, encoded by the coding sequence GTGTGCGAGGCTCTGTCACTGCCGGTGGGGTCGCTGTTCGAACCAGCGACCAGCGCGCTGGTCACCGCCCAGGCGGCGCCCCGCATCAACATGGGAGGCTCGGGAACCGTCGACCGGCTCATCACTCCCCGCGGCCAGGCCGAGGTGCAGCTGCTGCGCTCGTCGCTGCAGCCGGGGGCATCCGGAGGCGACGAGCTCTACGCGATCAACTGCAGCGTGGAGGTGCTGCACGTGCTCGAAGGCGAGGTGACCGTGCGCTTCGTGAGCGACGAGCACGCTCTTCGCGCCGGCGACACGCTCACCTTCCCCGGGCATCAGCCGCACACGTGGGTCAACAGCTCGTCCGAGCCCGCCGAGGTGATCTGGGCGCTCTCGCCGGCCCCGTGGAGCGGCTCGGCCTGA
- a CDS encoding cytosine permease, whose translation MLAVWAAPNVSVLNFTIGATLTLVLGLEIWQALLVVLASQLLWIFPGIVAISGPAAGTSGSVVQRAMYGVHGNRIVIALFGWFISGVLLALNWVASSFMGAELLSRWGMSDHTLALVMVTLVVSAVTVLVAVFGHALILRSYMVVTVALLVVFLAVVGFIAPQIDWSFAQPEPLTGVALWSSITIAFAILASTPLSYSNSADIARYPPRSTKPSHTIAATAFGGAIPCLFFTGVGVLLGGAVDPASIDIGVEYALLEMIPAWLGPIFVLAVIVNTIALNGMTTYTASMALQAIGVPIPRIPSAILIGILGTVFTLVLVTSTNLIDAVNLLLQFLLVISAPTMAVYVTDIILRRNRYDSEGLFDTTRTGPFWYRGGFGIAGLAAAILGGVGAALFLSTDIWTGPLAEALGFIDLSAPVGMVVASAAYTLLAGRQVREQVIR comes from the coding sequence CTGCTCGCTGTCTGGGCCGCTCCGAACGTGAGTGTGCTGAACTTCACGATCGGCGCGACGCTCACCCTCGTGCTCGGCCTGGAGATCTGGCAGGCCCTGCTCGTCGTGCTCGCCTCGCAGCTGCTCTGGATCTTCCCCGGCATCGTCGCCATCAGCGGCCCCGCCGCGGGAACCTCGGGATCCGTCGTGCAGCGCGCCATGTACGGCGTGCACGGCAACCGCATCGTCATCGCGCTCTTCGGATGGTTCATCTCTGGCGTCCTCCTCGCGCTGAACTGGGTCGCCTCCTCATTCATGGGCGCTGAGCTGCTCAGTCGCTGGGGGATGTCCGATCACACGCTCGCGCTCGTCATGGTCACCCTCGTCGTCTCGGCGGTCACCGTGCTCGTCGCCGTCTTCGGACACGCGCTCATCCTGCGCTCCTACATGGTCGTGACCGTGGCTCTGCTCGTCGTGTTCCTCGCCGTCGTCGGCTTCATCGCTCCGCAGATCGACTGGTCGTTCGCGCAGCCGGAGCCCCTCACCGGTGTGGCGCTCTGGTCGAGCATCACCATCGCCTTCGCGATCCTGGCATCCACCCCGCTGTCGTACTCGAACAGCGCCGACATCGCCCGCTACCCGCCGCGATCGACGAAGCCCTCGCACACCATCGCGGCGACCGCCTTCGGCGGCGCCATCCCGTGCCTGTTCTTCACCGGCGTCGGCGTGCTGCTCGGCGGCGCCGTCGATCCGGCATCCATCGACATCGGCGTCGAGTATGCGCTGCTCGAGATGATCCCCGCGTGGCTCGGGCCCATCTTCGTGCTCGCCGTGATCGTGAACACGATCGCGCTGAACGGCATGACCACATACACCGCGAGCATGGCGCTGCAGGCCATCGGCGTGCCGATCCCGCGCATCCCCTCTGCGATCCTCATCGGCATCCTCGGCACCGTCTTCACGCTCGTGCTCGTCACCTCCACGAACCTGATCGACGCGGTCAACCTGCTGCTGCAGTTCCTGCTGGTCATCTCCGCACCCACGATGGCCGTATACGTCACCGACATCATCCTGCGCCGCAACCGGTACGACAGCGAGGGTCTGTTCGACACCACCCGCACCGGACCGTTCTGGTATCGCGGAGGATTCGGGATCGCTGGGCTGGCGGCGGCGATCCTCGGCGGCGTCGGTGCTGCGCTGTTCCTGTCGACCGACATCTGGACCGGCCCGCTCGCCGAGGCCCTGGGCTTCATCGATCTGTCGGCGCCCGTCGGCATGGTCGTGGCGAGCGCGGCCTACACGCTGCTCGCAGGGCGACAGGTGCGCGAGCAGGTGATCCGGTGA
- a CDS encoding serine hydrolase, with protein MTGAAERVPRAPGAPGGEPSLRTWQEPAYSRWAFTHLPELIPTATIARSIAPADATRRLDAFASALPDFERRLVDTHTDAFLVLRGTEVVAEYYAPGFGRDSRHLLMSVSKSLCAMVVASLIDYGLVDPERRVVDYLPALAGSVYDGPLVQHVLDMQIAIDYSEDYLDPASEVQAHDRSGGWRPPRTGDPADDRAFLATLRGSGEVGAFQYCSANTDVLAWLVERATGERYPDVLARRLWSKLDADHDALITVDSTGFGFANGGVLCTARDLARVGRVMLDGGSAAGGRVVSEQWVSEVMAGGTRMPWSTPVSAPPSPVGRTPGNGGATATNGATSAA; from the coding sequence GTGACGGGCGCCGCTGAGAGGGTGCCTCGCGCTCCCGGCGCGCCCGGCGGTGAGCCCAGCCTGCGCACGTGGCAGGAGCCGGCGTACAGCCGGTGGGCGTTCACCCACCTGCCCGAGCTGATCCCGACGGCGACGATCGCCCGATCGATCGCGCCTGCCGACGCGACGCGACGGCTCGACGCGTTCGCATCCGCACTGCCCGACTTCGAGCGGAGGCTCGTCGACACCCACACCGATGCGTTCCTGGTGCTGCGCGGCACCGAGGTCGTCGCCGAGTACTACGCACCGGGATTCGGGCGCGACAGCAGGCACCTCCTCATGAGCGTGTCGAAGTCGCTGTGCGCCATGGTCGTGGCGTCGCTGATCGACTACGGTCTCGTCGATCCGGAGCGCCGGGTGGTCGACTACCTGCCGGCGCTCGCCGGATCGGTCTACGACGGCCCGCTGGTGCAGCACGTGCTCGACATGCAGATCGCGATCGACTACTCCGAGGACTACCTCGATCCGGCGTCGGAGGTGCAGGCGCACGACCGCTCGGGCGGGTGGCGACCACCGCGCACCGGCGATCCCGCCGACGATCGCGCGTTCCTCGCCACGCTGAGGGGGAGCGGCGAGGTCGGAGCGTTCCAGTACTGCTCGGCGAACACCGATGTGCTCGCCTGGCTGGTCGAACGGGCCACGGGCGAACGGTACCCCGACGTGCTCGCGCGACGACTCTGGTCGAAGCTCGACGCAGACCACGACGCGCTGATCACGGTCGACTCGACCGGGTTCGGCTTCGCCAACGGCGGCGTGCTGTGCACCGCGCGCGACCTCGCCCGCGTCGGCCGCGTGATGCTCGACGGCGGATCCGCTGCCGGCGGACGCGTCGTCTCCGAGCAGTGGGTGAGCGAGGTGATGGCGGGCGGGACCCGGATGCCATGGTCGACCCCGGTTTCAGCGCCGCCTTCCCCGGTGGGTCGTACACCCGGCAATGGTGGTGCTACGGCAACGAACGGGGCAACGTCGGCGGCATAG
- the speB gene encoding agmatinase: MPLGPIDSSLIPRYAGRDGFARLPRIDQIDRADIVVAGVPFDTGVSYRPGARFAPTQIREASRLLRPYNPALDVSPFERVQVADAGDIAVNPFNIGEAIDTIQHAASDLTRSGTRLVTLGGDHTIALPLLRAAAAVHGPVALLHFDAHLDTWDTYFGAEYTHGTPFRRAVEEGILDTEALCHVGTRGPLYGKRDLDDDRRFGFGIVTSADVYRQGADEVAARLRDRIGSRPLYISIDIDVLDPAHAPGTGTPEAGGMTSRELLEIIHGLRGADLIGADVVEVAPAYDHAELTSIAASHIAYDLISLLALRAEERQAQAGQAGSAVKASS; this comes from the coding sequence ATGCCTCTCGGCCCCATCGACAGCTCCCTCATTCCTCGGTACGCCGGACGCGACGGCTTCGCCCGTCTGCCGCGAATCGACCAGATCGACCGGGCAGACATCGTCGTCGCCGGAGTGCCCTTCGACACCGGTGTGTCCTACCGGCCGGGTGCGCGCTTCGCTCCGACCCAGATCCGCGAGGCGTCGCGGCTGCTGCGCCCGTACAATCCCGCCCTGGACGTCTCGCCTTTCGAACGCGTGCAGGTGGCCGATGCAGGCGACATCGCCGTCAATCCGTTCAACATCGGCGAGGCGATCGACACGATCCAGCATGCCGCGTCTGACCTCACCCGCTCCGGCACGCGCCTGGTCACCCTGGGCGGCGACCACACCATCGCACTGCCCCTGCTGCGCGCCGCCGCAGCCGTGCACGGTCCGGTCGCCCTGCTGCATTTCGACGCCCACCTCGACACCTGGGACACGTACTTCGGTGCGGAGTACACGCACGGCACGCCGTTCCGTCGCGCCGTCGAGGAGGGCATCCTCGACACCGAGGCGCTCTGCCATGTCGGCACGCGAGGACCGCTGTACGGCAAGCGCGACCTCGACGACGACAGGCGCTTCGGCTTCGGCATCGTCACGAGCGCCGACGTCTACCGCCAGGGAGCGGACGAGGTCGCGGCGAGGCTGCGCGATCGGATCGGATCGAGGCCCCTGTACATCTCGATCGACATCGACGTGCTCGACCCGGCGCACGCACCGGGCACGGGGACGCCAGAGGCCGGCGGGATGACGAGTCGCGAGCTGCTGGAGATCATCCACGGCCTGCGGGGCGCCGATCTCATCGGCGCCGACGTCGTCGAGGTCGCGCCCGCGTACGATCACGCCGAGCTGACCAGCATCGCCGCGTCGCACATCGCCTATGACCTCATCTCGCTGCTGGCGCTGCGTGCCGAGGAGCGGCAGGCGCAGGCGGGTCAGGCGGGCAGTGCGGTGAAGGCCTCGAGCTGA
- a CDS encoding class II glutamine amidotransferase, giving the protein MCRLFAFVSPDHSTARRELGHDGMESLLSLARLHGDGWGWAGVAEPGSDPDARRSARSAIGDAQFDQAMDAECRAAIVHLRWATAGLPVLDCNAHPFEADGVAFCHNGTVKPLDRLQSLLSPASVAALTGTTDSEMYFALIREQVAEGLSLHEATTRVAAMLRELFPLASLNALLLDGDELIVVHASATSTLTEHDLSRLAPLADVLPSEHNEDYFALRWREGADGTITVGSTGVAGDGWTPLPAESVTSISVADRSVRTLQLEAFTALPA; this is encoded by the coding sequence ATGTGCCGCCTGTTCGCTTTCGTCTCTCCCGACCACTCCACCGCCCGCCGCGAGCTCGGTCACGACGGCATGGAGAGCCTGCTCTCCCTGGCGCGACTGCACGGTGACGGATGGGGCTGGGCGGGCGTCGCCGAGCCCGGCAGCGACCCGGACGCCCGGCGTTCGGCACGGTCGGCGATCGGCGACGCGCAGTTCGATCAGGCGATGGATGCCGAGTGCCGCGCCGCCATCGTTCACCTCCGCTGGGCTACGGCGGGCCTGCCGGTGCTCGACTGCAACGCGCATCCCTTCGAGGCCGACGGCGTCGCGTTCTGCCACAACGGCACCGTCAAGCCTCTCGACCGGCTGCAGTCGCTGCTCTCGCCCGCGAGCGTCGCCGCTCTCACCGGCACCACAGACAGTGAGATGTACTTCGCGCTCATCCGCGAACAGGTCGCAGAGGGTCTCAGCCTGCACGAGGCGACGACCCGCGTGGCGGCAATGCTGCGCGAGCTGTTCCCGCTCGCCAGCCTCAACGCGCTGCTGCTCGACGGCGACGAGCTGATCGTCGTGCACGCCAGCGCGACCAGCACCCTGACCGAGCACGATCTCTCCCGTCTCGCTCCGCTGGCCGACGTGCTGCCGAGCGAGCACAACGAGGACTACTTCGCGCTGCGCTGGCGCGAGGGCGCCGACGGCACGATCACGGTCGGCTCGACCGGTGTCGCCGGTGACGGCTGGACGCCGCTGCCGGCCGAGTCGGTGACCTCGATCAGCGTGGCCGACCGATCGGTGCGCACCCTTCAGCTCGAGGCCTTCACCGCACTGCCCGCCTGA
- a CDS encoding phosphoribosyltransferase family protein, protein MTEALIERETLTWDGFGDATRDLARDIIDSGFVPEVVVAIARGGLLPAGAIAYGLGVKNCGAINMEFYTGIGTVLDAPEVLPPELDMEYLNGRRVLLVDDVADSGRTLALAVQLLKEKGADVRSVTIYTKPSTIIQPDYAWKDTDRWINFPWSFKGTVVEEDQGLPPSA, encoded by the coding sequence GTGACTGAGGCACTGATCGAGCGCGAGACGCTCACCTGGGACGGATTCGGCGACGCCACACGCGATCTCGCTCGAGACATCATCGACAGCGGCTTCGTGCCGGAGGTGGTCGTCGCGATCGCCCGCGGCGGTCTGCTGCCCGCCGGTGCCATCGCCTACGGACTGGGTGTGAAGAACTGCGGTGCGATCAACATGGAGTTCTACACCGGCATCGGCACCGTGCTCGACGCACCGGAGGTGCTGCCACCCGAGCTCGATATGGAGTACCTGAACGGCCGTCGCGTCCTTCTCGTCGACGACGTCGCCGATTCCGGGCGCACCCTGGCGCTCGCCGTGCAGCTGCTCAAGGAGAAGGGCGCCGATGTGCGCTCGGTCACCATCTACACGAAGCCGTCGACCATCATCCAGCCCGACTACGCCTGGAAGGACACCGACCGGTGGATCAACTTCCCGTGGTCGTTCAAGGGCACGGTGGTCGAGGAGGACCAGGGGCTGCCGCCGAGCGCCTGA